A section of the Mastomys coucha isolate ucsf_1 unplaced genomic scaffold, UCSF_Mcou_1 pScaffold15, whole genome shotgun sequence genome encodes:
- the Wdr38 gene encoding WD repeat-containing protein 38, which translates to MSIRAPRKLAVGRVRFYGQHHGEVNCSAFSPDGRTLLTASDDGCVYVWGTKNGRLLWRLAGHRGPVKSCSFSPDGRLVASSSCDRTTRLWDVARSKCLHVLKGHQRSVETISFSPDSKLLASGGWDKKVIVWEVQSGCNVHLLVGHCDSIQSSDFSPTSDSLATGSWDSTVHIWDLRASTPAVSYHNLEGHTGNISCLRYSASGLLASGSWDKTIRIWKPTTNNLLLQLRGHTTWVNSLAFSPDELKLASAGYSRAVKVWDCLTGKCLETLKGKLDVAHACIFTPDGKLLVSGAADVTR; encoded by the exons ATGAGCATCAGGGCCCCAAGAAAATTGGCCGTGGGCAGAGTGAGGTTCTACGGTCAACACCACGGGGAG GTCAACTGCTCTGCCTTCTCCCCTGATGGCCGGACCCTGCTCACAGCCTCAGATgatggttgtgtgtatgtatgggggaCGAAGAATGGGCGACTGCTGTGGAGACTGGCAGGCCACAGAG GCCCAGTTAAGTCTTGCAGTTTCTCTCCTGATGGCCGCCTCGTTGCCAGCTCCTCCTGTGACCGCACCACCCGCTTGTGGGATGTGGCAAGATCCAAGTGTCTACATGTGCTGAAAG GTCACCAGAGGAGTGTAGAAACCATCAGCTTCAGCCCTGACTCAAAGCTGCTGGCATCAGGTGGCTGGGACAAGAAAGTGATTGTCTGGGAAGTGCAG TCGGGTTGCAACGTGCACCTCTTGGTTGGGCATTGTGATTCCATCCAGAGCAGTGACTTCTCTCCAACCTCGGATTCTCTG GCCACTGGTTCCTGGGACTCGACTGTGCATATATGGGACTTGCGGGCATCAACCCCAGCTGTGTCCTACCACAATTTGGAGGGCCACACTGGCAACATCAGCTGCTTGCGCTACTCAGCATCTGGTCTCTTG GCATCTGGCTCCTGGGACAAGACCATCCGTATATGGAAGCCTACAACCAACAATCTGCTTCTTCAGCTCAGGGGCCATACCACCTGGGTGAATAGCTTAGCCTTTTCTCCCGATGAACTAAAGTTGGCCAGTGCTGGTTACTCTCGTGCG GTGAAAGTCTGGGACTGCCTCACAGGAAAATGCCTCGAGACCCTAAAG GGCAAGCTGGATGTGGCCCATGCCTGCATTTTCACCCCAGATGGCAAACTCTTAGTGTCAGGGGCTGCTGATGTGACAAGATGA
- the Rpl35 gene encoding 60S ribosomal protein L35 yields the protein MAKIKARDLRGKKKEELLKQLDDLKVELSQLRVAKVTGGAASKLSKIRVVRKSIARVLTVINQTQKENLRKFYKGKKYKPLDLRPKKTRAMRRRLTKHEEKLKTKKQQRKERLYPLRKYAVKA from the exons ATG GCCAAGATTAAGGCTCGGGACCTGCGCggcaagaagaaggaggagctgTTGAAACAACTGGACGATCTGAAGGTGGAATTGTCCCAGCTTCGCGTCGCCAAAGTGACAGGCGGCGCCGCGTCCAAGCTCTCCAAGAT ACGAGTTGTACGAAAATCCATCGCCCGAGTCCTCACTGTCATTAaccagactcaaaaagaaaacctcaggaaATTCTACAAG GGCAAGAAGTACAAGCCCCTGGACCTGCGACCCAAGAAGACTAGAGCCATGCGCCGCCGGCTCACCAAGCACGAAGAGAAGCTGAAGACCAAGAAGCAGCAACGGAAAGAGCGGTTGTACCCACTGCGCAAGTATGCAGTCAAGGCCTGA
- the Arpc5l gene encoding actin-related protein 2/3 complex subunit 5-like protein, with translation MARNTLSSRFRRVDIDEFDENKFVDEHEEAAAAAGEPGPDPCEVDGLLRQGDMLRAFHAALRNSPINTKNQYKGFEKPTENSSAVLLQWHEKALAVGGLGSIIRVLTARKTV, from the exons ATGGCCCGGAACACGCTGTCCTCACGCTTCCGCCGAGTGGATATCGACGAATTTGACGAGAACAAATTCGTAGACGAGCACGaagaggcggcggcggcggcgggcgagCCAGGCCCCGACCCCTGCGAGGTAGACGGGCTCCTGCGGCA AGGGGACATGCTTCGGGCGTTCCATGCAGCCTTGCGGAACTCACCAATCAACACCAAGAATCAA TATAAAGGGTTTGAGAAGCCCACAGAAAATAGCAGTGCAGTGTTACTCCAGTGGCATGAAAAG GCCTTAGCTGTAGGAGGACTAGGCTCCATTATAAGAGTTCTTACAGCAAGAAAGACTGTTTAA